The Clostridium cagae genome has a segment encoding these proteins:
- a CDS encoding helix-turn-helix domain-containing protein codes for MSRVGEKIKQAREKNGLSAKVLGKKLGVAEKYINDIELGRKVANEAFIERVSKFLKTDLNDINMVVTDEELMKEKEAFKKIVNTKAEKSEVWTDAFASVIKNVPIYNYSLSNTKGTRELTVHSNKVEGYPQDKVLYLQIENDDMSGFRILKGDLAFAHMVKEFSNNGIFLIDHKGERKIRQIRSLGNSKVLLISNGGSLITETTEIKEINIIAKLERIEIKL; via the coding sequence GTGAGCCGTGTAGGAGAGAAAATAAAACAAGCAAGAGAAAAGAATGGATTATCAGCGAAGGTATTAGGTAAGAAGTTAGGTGTAGCAGAAAAATATATAAATGATATTGAATTAGGAAGAAAAGTAGCCAATGAAGCATTTATAGAAAGAGTATCTAAATTCTTAAAAACTGATTTGAATGATATAAATATGGTTGTTACTGATGAAGAATTAATGAAAGAAAAAGAAGCTTTCAAAAAAATAGTTAACACTAAGGCAGAAAAATCAGAAGTATGGACTGATGCATTTGCTTCAGTTATAAAAAATGTACCTATATACAATTATTCATTATCTAATACTAAAGGTACAAGGGAATTAACTGTTCATTCTAATAAGGTTGAAGGATATCCACAAGATAAGGTGCTTTACCTTCAAATAGAAAACGATGATATGTCTGGATTTAGAATTTTAAAAGGAGATTTAGCTTTTGCACATATGGTTAAAGAATTTAGTAATAATGGCATTTTCTTAATTGATCATAAAGGTGAAAGAAAAATAAGACAAATAAGAAGTCTTGGAAATTCTAAAGTTCTATTAATTAGTAATGGTGGTAGCCTAATAACTGAAACAACTGAAATAAAAGAGATAAATATAATTGCAAAATTAGAAAGAATAGAAATAAAATTGTAG
- a CDS encoding DUF3783 domain-containing protein, with amino-acid sequence MIPNIKCILAYGLEDSEINKIKQRYGKVIKINKDMGNVKIKDLISGLEQVEEPEDMLEEKMIIFNKFVEGELKGAIKYIRGFTSDGVLAVTTPVSCNWSFKYLLEHLIEEREWHKAGQKGRE; translated from the coding sequence ATGATTCCTAATATTAAGTGCATATTAGCATATGGATTAGAGGATAGTGAAATTAATAAAATAAAACAACGCTATGGAAAAGTTATAAAAATTAACAAGGACATGGGCAATGTTAAGATAAAAGATTTAATATCAGGCTTAGAACAAGTAGAAGAACCAGAAGATATGCTGGAAGAAAAGATGATAATATTTAATAAATTTGTAGAAGGCGAATTAAAGGGTGCAATAAAATATATAAGAGGATTTACAAGTGATGGAGTGCTAGCTGTAACTACACCAGTTTCTTGTAATTGGTCATTTAAATATTTATTGGAACATTTAATTGAAGAAAGAGAATGGCATAAAGCGGGACAAAAGGGGAGAGAATAA
- a CDS encoding peptidylprolyl isomerase has product MANPIVTIKMKDGGTIKAELYPEIAPNTVKNFIDLINRGFYDGLIFHRVIPGFMIQGGCPEGTGMGGPGYGIKGEFTSNGFKNELKHSKGVLSMARAMHPDSAGSQFFLMVANAPHLDGQYASFGKVIEGIEVADKIVAIKTDRQDRPYEDQVIEKMTVDTQGETYGEPEIIEE; this is encoded by the coding sequence ATGGCAAATCCAATTGTTACAATAAAAATGAAAGATGGAGGAACAATAAAAGCTGAATTATATCCAGAAATAGCTCCAAATACAGTTAAGAATTTTATTGATTTAATTAATAGAGGATTTTATGATGGATTAATATTCCATAGAGTAATACCAGGTTTTATGATACAAGGTGGTTGTCCAGAAGGTACAGGAATGGGTGGCCCAGGATATGGTATAAAGGGTGAATTCACATCTAATGGATTCAAAAATGAATTAAAACATAGCAAAGGTGTATTATCTATGGCAAGAGCTATGCATCCAGATTCAGCAGGAAGTCAATTCTTCCTTATGGTTGCTAATGCTCCACATTTAGATGGTCAATATGCATCATTTGGTAAAGTTATTGAAGGAATTGAAGTTGCTGATAAAATAGTTGCAATTAAGACAGATAGACAAGATAGACCTTATGAAGATCAAGTTATTGAAAAGATGACTGTTGATACTCAAGGTGAAACTTATGGAGAACCAGAAATAATCGAAGAATAG
- the murI gene encoding glutamate racemase: MDKKNRPIGFFDSGVGGLSVMKEAIRLMPNENYIYFGDSKNAPYGVKTVEEVRTLTFNAVESLLEKNVKAIVVACNTATSAAIDLVRSKYKNIPIIGIEPALKLATKYNRKGNIIIMATPMTLKENKFKSLMEKYGENYDIVSLPCAKLVEFIEHGILSGEELEEYLKEKFKPYKNNDIGVVVLGCTHYPFIKETLYKVIDKDIPIIDGGLGTSQELRRRLEEKNLLNTEEKQGSITIINSNGSEKMIELSKKLIEIS, encoded by the coding sequence TTGGATAAAAAAAATAGGCCTATAGGATTTTTTGATTCAGGGGTAGGCGGATTAAGTGTAATGAAAGAAGCTATTCGTTTAATGCCAAATGAAAATTATATATATTTTGGAGATTCTAAAAATGCACCTTATGGAGTTAAGACTGTTGAAGAAGTTAGAACTCTTACATTTAATGCAGTAGAATCTTTATTAGAAAAGAATGTTAAAGCAATTGTAGTTGCTTGCAATACTGCGACTAGTGCTGCAATAGATTTAGTTAGAAGTAAATATAAAAATATTCCTATTATAGGAATAGAACCAGCATTAAAATTAGCAACTAAGTATAATAGAAAAGGCAACATAATAATAATGGCTACACCTATGACTTTAAAGGAAAACAAATTTAAATCTTTAATGGAAAAATACGGTGAAAATTATGATATAGTATCATTACCATGTGCTAAATTAGTTGAATTTATAGAGCATGGTATACTAAGTGGAGAAGAATTAGAAGAATATTTGAAAGAAAAATTTAAGCCATATAAAAATAATGATATAGGTGTAGTTGTTTTAGGATGTACTCATTATCCATTTATAAAAGAAACATTATATAAAGTAATCGATAAAGATATACCTATAATAGATGGTGGACTTGGTACTTCTCAAGAATTAAGAAGAAGGTTAGAAGAAAAGAATTTATTGAATACTGAAGAGAAACAAGGTAGTATAACTATAATAAATTCAAATGGAAGCGAAAAGATGATAGAACTTTCTAAAAAGTTAATAGAAATTTCTTAA
- a CDS encoding glutamine synthetase: MNNLLYVIKKENHNAKDLNAILNENSQIKFVSFVGIDLSGNDTDEKIPVKLFLENIDSYLNGIAVQTDGSSVVLPGIATLNNAKVDMITDLDSKWFVDYNFNFTDPETSKPVGTLRIPCFLYHDNKPVDSRHILKASASTVKETLSNLFKNKPELLNVYDITPDDIDDIIITSATELEFWVKTPNENAEVEELSTSQVLHEHYWTRTKGSVRTALEETLLLMEKYDFEPEMGHKEVGGVRAKLNSSGNFDHVMEQIEIDWKYSDVLQAADNELFVRILTQETFRRNGLEVTFMAKPIEEVAGSGMHVHLSISLKLKNGKRINIFNGPKNHFLSVIGYGAIMGILKNYEVMNPFISSTNNSLRRLKPGFEAPVCIVTSLGKSPENPSRNRSILVGLIRDLDSPLATRFELRSPNPHTNTYIAMAVSFMSMLDGILYAVNKTEDELLAELSKKSGEDADYLEKERAYRSEEDVFEDFSEEERNKFFGIAPATIYENLSQLEKYPEKVEILKKNNVMTSDIINSFKLATLQRWTTEIIHRIINNYINEIRSFAPLHSLDKALDLDISNWMKINDLRMYIMKDTYTTKGLFTRIKIAFINKDYETASELYIELEDKMKLLRSLYSSYKKNLLDI; this comes from the coding sequence ATGAATAATTTACTTTATGTTATTAAAAAAGAGAATCATAACGCTAAAGACCTAAATGCAATATTGAATGAGAACAGCCAAATTAAGTTTGTTTCATTTGTTGGTATTGATTTATCTGGTAATGATACTGATGAAAAAATACCTGTTAAACTTTTCTTAGAAAATATAGATTCATATTTAAATGGAATTGCGGTTCAAACAGATGGTTCTTCTGTTGTATTGCCTGGCATTGCTACATTAAACAATGCTAAAGTTGATATGATTACTGATCTAGACAGTAAATGGTTTGTTGATTATAACTTTAATTTTACAGACCCTGAAACTAGCAAACCTGTAGGTACATTAAGAATACCATGTTTCTTATACCATGATAATAAACCTGTTGATTCTAGACATATTCTTAAGGCATCTGCCTCTACAGTTAAAGAAACCCTTTCTAACCTTTTTAAAAACAAACCTGAACTTTTAAATGTTTATGATATTACCCCTGATGATATAGATGATATAATCATTACTTCTGCTACTGAATTAGAATTTTGGGTTAAAACACCTAATGAAAATGCTGAAGTAGAAGAATTATCAACTTCTCAAGTACTACATGAACATTATTGGACAAGGACTAAAGGTTCAGTAAGAACTGCACTTGAAGAAACACTTCTTTTAATGGAAAAATATGATTTTGAACCTGAAATGGGTCATAAAGAAGTTGGTGGAGTAAGAGCTAAATTAAATTCATCTGGTAACTTCGATCACGTTATGGAACAAATAGAAATAGATTGGAAATATTCTGACGTTCTTCAAGCTGCTGATAATGAGCTATTTGTAAGAATATTAACTCAAGAAACATTTAGAAGAAATGGACTTGAAGTAACATTCATGGCTAAACCAATAGAAGAAGTAGCTGGATCTGGAATGCATGTTCATTTAAGTATTAGTTTAAAATTAAAGAACGGAAAAAGAATAAACATATTTAATGGACCTAAAAACCATTTCTTAAGTGTAATAGGATATGGAGCTATAATGGGAATTCTTAAAAATTATGAAGTTATGAATCCATTTATTTCTTCAACAAACAACTCATTAAGAAGATTAAAACCAGGATTTGAAGCACCTGTATGTATAGTAACTTCACTTGGTAAAAGTCCTGAAAATCCATCAAGAAATAGATCTATATTAGTTGGATTAATTAGAGATTTAGATTCTCCTTTAGCTACTAGATTTGAGCTTAGATCTCCAAATCCACATACAAATACTTATATTGCGATGGCTGTTTCTTTCATGTCAATGCTTGATGGTATATTGTATGCTGTAAATAAAACAGAAGATGAATTACTTGCTGAATTGTCAAAGAAATCAGGTGAGGATGCAGATTATCTTGAAAAAGAAAGAGCTTATAGAAGTGAAGAAGATGTATTTGAAGACTTCTCTGAAGAAGAAAGAAATAAATTCTTCGGTATAGCTCCTGCAACTATTTATGAAAATTTATCACAATTAGAAAAATATCCTGAAAAAGTTGAAATATTAAAGAAAAATAATGTAATGACATCTGATATAATAAACAGTTTTAAGTTAGCTACGTTACAAAGATGGACTACTGAAATCATTCATAGAATTATTAATAATTATATTAATGAAATAAGATCATTTGCACCTCTTCATTCATTAGATAAAGCCTTAGATTTGGATATATCTAATTGGATGAAAATAAATGATTTAAGAATGTATATAATGAAAGATACTTATACAACTAAAGGTTTATTTACAAGAATTAAAATAGCCTTTATAAATAAAGATTACGAAACAGCATCAGAATTATATATTGAACTTGAAGATAAGATGAAACTTCTTAGAAGTCTATATTCTTCTTACAAAAAAAATCTTTTAGATATATAA
- a CDS encoding HD-GYP domain-containing protein, which translates to MRLIPIECVKKDTILGKTIYDSEGRILLKKGVKLTQLLIQKIKHLSILSIYIIDEYSDYEIEDIIKPELRQKAIKILKETFNDIQRISSLHSFEKFSIENYSKHELKYFENISTISEELLDNILSNKNLLISLVDIKSMDNYTYQHSVNVAVLSLVLGISLKLPKRKLIQLCSGALLHDIGKTFIDKDIILKPGKLTPEEFDIIKTHPEKGYYFLGDLYSINSNSKSIILQHHERVDGLGYPYGLSGDKINYMAKIVSIADVYDALTSDRPYKRAMCPGDALEYIMSNSGTFFDYEMVKVFSRVIIPFPNGTIVCLSNGDIGIVEETFPNYPLRPQIKILKSDNKEIVGSRINLLTELSIVISGIKYEA; encoded by the coding sequence ATGCGTTTAATACCAATTGAATGTGTAAAAAAAGACACTATATTAGGTAAAACTATATATGATTCTGAGGGTAGAATTTTGTTGAAAAAAGGCGTAAAGTTAACGCAACTTTTAATACAAAAAATTAAGCATTTAAGTATACTTTCAATATATATAATTGATGAATATAGTGATTATGAAATAGAGGATATAATAAAACCTGAATTACGACAAAAAGCTATTAAAATTCTTAAAGAAACCTTTAATGATATTCAAAGAATTTCTTCACTTCATAGCTTTGAAAAGTTCTCAATTGAGAACTATTCAAAACATGAACTAAAATATTTTGAAAACATAAGTACTATCTCTGAAGAATTATTAGATAATATATTATCTAATAAAAATTTGTTAATTTCACTAGTAGATATAAAAAGTATGGATAATTACACTTATCAACACTCTGTAAATGTAGCTGTTTTATCTTTAGTATTAGGAATAAGTTTAAAACTTCCTAAGCGGAAACTAATTCAATTATGTAGTGGTGCGTTACTTCATGATATAGGTAAGACATTTATAGATAAAGATATTATATTAAAACCTGGTAAATTAACGCCTGAAGAGTTCGATATTATAAAAACACATCCTGAAAAAGGATATTACTTCTTAGGTGATTTATATAGCATTAATTCCAATAGTAAGTCAATAATATTGCAACACCATGAACGAGTAGATGGGTTAGGTTATCCTTATGGATTAAGTGGAGATAAGATTAATTATATGGCAAAGATAGTCAGTATTGCAGACGTATATGATGCTCTAACATCTGATAGGCCATATAAGCGTGCTATGTGTCCTGGTGATGCATTAGAATACATAATGTCTAACTCCGGAACTTTCTTTGATTATGAAATGGTTAAAGTATTTTCTAGAGTTATAATACCATTCCCAAATGGAACTATAGTCTGTTTAAGTAATGGTGATATTGGTATAGTTGAAGAGACTTTTCCAAATTATCCACTTAGGCCGCAAATAAAAATATTAAAAAGTGATAATAAAGAAATTGTTGGATCTCGCATTAATTTATTAACTGAATTATCAATAGTAATATCAGGTATAAAATATGAAGCATAA
- the carB gene encoding carbamoyl-phosphate synthase large subunit, with the protein MPLNKDIKKVLVIGSGPIVIGQAAEFDYSGTQACEALKSEGIEVVLINSNPATIMTDKEVADKVYLEPLTLEFIEKVIVKERPDSLLAGMGGQTGLNLAVELHDSGILEKYDVKVIGTSIESIKEGEDRELFRDMMNRIGEPVIKSEIVTDLQSGIDFANKIGYPVIVRPAYTLGGSGGGIADDEEELRIILESGLQLSTIGQVLLEKSVKGWKEIEYEVMRDSYGNCITVCNMENIDPVGIHTGDSIVVAPSQTLSDKEYQMLRTASINIINSVGIEGGCNVQFSLNPNTFEYAVIEINPRVSRSSALASKATGYPIAKLAAKIALGYGLDEIKNAVTQKTYACFEPTLDYVVVKIPKWPFDKFFGADRQLGTKMMATGEIMAIGANFEQAFLKGIRSLEIGKYSLDHKKFKEHSMSELKDLVMKPDDERIFALAEMLRRDYMIERINKITGIDKFFLEKIKWIVEEEQRLKLSKIEDLDKEWLQNLKKKGFSDKAIADMLKVSPEDIYRLRDIWSIKPSYKMVDTCGGEFEALSPYYYSTYEQYDEVEVSNRRKVIVIGSGPIRIGQGIEFDYASVHCVKALKKLDIETIIVNNNPETVSTDFDISDKLYFEPLTEEDVLNIIEKENPYGVILQFGGQTAIKLANFLKAKNIKTLGTTADQIDMAEDREKFDELLERLDISRPKGKGIWSVEEGLEEAERLGFPVLVRPSYVIGGQGMEITHDEEELIFYLTNAFAKDKKNPILIDKYLMGREIEVDAISDGENILIPGIMEHLERAGVHSGDSVTMYPSQNVCDEIKGKILEYTKKLALAIGIKGMINIQFIEFEGNLYVIEVNPRASRTVPYISKVSKVPIVDIATQVMMGAKLNDLGYGVDIYKEPELVSVKVPVFSTQKLPNVEVCLGPEMRSTGEVLGVGRNLKEALYKGFVGANMYPSKEKGKILATINKHNKAEFLPIAKDLAKVGYKFIATTGTCKLLREEGIDAEEVRKIDEEKPNILDIVKNREVDLVVNTPTKGNDSKRDGFLIRRAAVERNLGVITALDTLRAIADVELEEFDKNKDLEVFDITK; encoded by the coding sequence ATGCCATTAAATAAAGACATAAAAAAAGTTTTAGTTATAGGATCAGGCCCAATAGTTATAGGTCAAGCAGCGGAGTTTGATTATTCAGGAACTCAAGCATGCGAAGCTTTAAAATCAGAGGGAATAGAAGTTGTTTTAATAAATTCTAACCCAGCAACAATAATGACTGATAAAGAGGTTGCAGATAAGGTATATCTAGAGCCTTTAACGTTAGAATTTATTGAAAAAGTTATTGTAAAAGAAAGACCAGATAGTTTACTTGCAGGAATGGGAGGTCAAACAGGACTTAACCTTGCTGTAGAATTACACGATTCAGGCATTTTAGAAAAATATGATGTAAAAGTAATAGGAACATCTATTGAATCTATAAAAGAAGGCGAAGATAGAGAACTATTTAGAGATATGATGAATAGAATCGGAGAACCAGTTATAAAGAGTGAAATTGTTACTGATTTACAGTCAGGTATAGATTTTGCTAATAAAATTGGATATCCAGTTATAGTAAGACCAGCTTACACATTAGGTGGATCTGGTGGTGGTATTGCAGATGATGAAGAAGAATTAAGAATAATACTAGAATCAGGTCTTCAATTAAGCACAATAGGTCAAGTTTTACTTGAAAAAAGTGTTAAGGGTTGGAAAGAAATAGAGTACGAAGTAATGAGAGATTCTTATGGAAATTGCATCACTGTATGTAATATGGAAAACATAGATCCTGTTGGGATACATACAGGTGATAGTATAGTTGTTGCACCATCACAAACTCTTTCGGATAAAGAATATCAAATGCTTAGAACAGCATCTATAAATATAATAAATTCTGTAGGTATAGAGGGCGGATGTAATGTTCAGTTTTCATTAAATCCAAATACTTTTGAGTATGCAGTAATAGAAATTAATCCTAGAGTTTCAAGAAGTTCAGCTTTAGCATCAAAGGCAACAGGATATCCTATTGCAAAGCTTGCAGCTAAGATTGCCCTTGGATATGGATTAGATGAAATAAAAAATGCTGTAACTCAAAAGACATATGCTTGTTTTGAACCAACACTTGATTATGTTGTAGTAAAAATACCAAAATGGCCTTTTGACAAATTCTTTGGTGCTGATAGACAGCTTGGAACTAAGATGATGGCAACTGGAGAAATAATGGCCATTGGAGCTAACTTTGAACAAGCATTTTTAAAAGGAATAAGAAGCTTAGAAATAGGTAAATATTCTTTAGATCATAAAAAATTTAAAGAACATAGTATGTCAGAACTTAAAGATTTGGTAATGAAACCAGATGATGAAAGAATATTCGCTTTAGCAGAAATGTTAAGACGTGATTACATGATTGAAAGAATAAACAAAATTACTGGTATAGATAAGTTCTTCTTAGAAAAAATCAAATGGATAGTTGAAGAAGAGCAAAGATTAAAATTAAGCAAGATAGAAGATTTAGATAAAGAATGGTTACAAAACTTAAAGAAAAAAGGTTTTTCTGATAAAGCAATAGCAGATATGTTAAAGGTAAGTCCAGAAGATATATATAGATTAAGAGATATTTGGAGCATAAAACCATCATATAAAATGGTTGATACTTGTGGAGGAGAATTTGAAGCATTATCACCATATTACTATTCTACTTATGAACAATACGATGAAGTTGAAGTATCAAACAGAAGAAAAGTAATAGTAATAGGATCAGGTCCAATCAGAATAGGTCAAGGAATTGAATTCGATTATGCATCAGTTCATTGTGTAAAAGCATTAAAGAAACTTGATATTGAAACTATAATAGTAAATAATAATCCTGAAACTGTAAGTACTGATTTTGATATATCAGATAAGTTATATTTTGAACCATTAACAGAAGAAGATGTTTTAAATATAATTGAAAAGGAAAATCCATATGGGGTAATACTTCAATTTGGTGGTCAAACAGCAATTAAACTTGCTAATTTTTTAAAGGCAAAAAATATTAAGACTTTAGGAACTACAGCAGATCAAATAGATATGGCAGAAGATAGAGAGAAATTTGATGAACTATTAGAAAGATTAGATATATCAAGACCTAAAGGTAAAGGTATATGGTCAGTAGAAGAAGGATTGGAAGAAGCAGAAAGATTAGGTTTCCCAGTACTTGTTAGACCGTCTTATGTAATTGGTGGTCAAGGAATGGAAATAACTCATGATGAAGAAGAATTAATTTTCTACTTAACTAATGCATTTGCAAAAGATAAAAAGAATCCAATACTTATAGATAAATATTTAATGGGTAGAGAAATAGAAGTAGATGCTATATCTGATGGGGAAAACATTCTTATACCAGGCATAATGGAACATTTAGAAAGAGCAGGAGTTCACTCTGGGGATAGTGTAACTATGTATCCAAGTCAAAATGTTTGTGATGAAATTAAGGGGAAAATCTTAGAATATACTAAGAAGTTGGCTTTAGCAATAGGAATAAAAGGAATGATAAATATTCAATTCATAGAGTTTGAAGGAAACTTATATGTAATTGAAGTTAATCCAAGAGCATCAAGAACGGTACCTTATATAAGTAAGGTTAGCAAAGTACCAATTGTTGATATAGCTACACAAGTTATGATGGGGGCTAAATTAAATGATTTAGGATATGGAGTAGATATATACAAAGAACCTGAACTAGTTTCAGTTAAAGTTCCAGTATTCTCAACTCAAAAATTACCTAATGTTGAAGTATGCTTAGGACCTGAAATGAGATCAACAGGAGAGGTTTTAGGAGTAGGCAGAAATTTAAAAGAAGCTCTTTATAAAGGTTTTGTAGGTGCTAATATGTATCCATCAAAGGAAAAAGGCAAAATATTAGCAACAATTAATAAGCATAATAAAGCAGAATTTTTACCGATAGCTAAGGATCTTGCTAAAGTTGGTTATAAGTTTATAGCAACAACAGGAACATGCAAGCTATTAAGAGAAGAAGGAATAGATGCAGAAGAAGTTCGTAAGATAGATGAAGAAAAACCTAATATTTTAGATATAGTTAAAAATAGAGAAGTTGATTTAGTTGTGAATACTCCAACTAAAGGTAATGATTCTAAGAGAGATGGTTTCTTAATTAGAAGAGCAGCTGTTGAAAGAAATTTAGGTGTTATTACTGCATTAGATACATTAAGAGCAATTGCAGATGTAGAATTAGAAGAATTTGATAAAAATAAAGATTTAGAAGTATTTGATATAACTAAATAA
- the carA gene encoding glutamine-hydrolyzing carbamoyl-phosphate synthase small subunit, with the protein MKAKLILENGMVFEGKAFGYLKESIGEVVFTTGMTGYQEVLTDPSYYGQIVTMTYPLIGNYGINLEDMESDSIKVRGFIVREKCNLPSNFRCELELEDFLKQGKIIGLEDIDTRALTKVLRNSGTMRGIIALEDLDDKTIKEKVKSFSNKEAVKNVTTKEKYVVNGNGKHVAIMDFGIKQNIITNFKKRGCKLTVFPATASAEEILSVNPDLVFLSNGPGDPEDLDFVIGNVKKLVGKKPIVGICLGHQLLALTLGGKTTKLKFGHRGCNHPVKDLEENIVHITSQNHGYVVETLPEDVEVTHVNINDGTVEGLKHKTLPIYSVQFHPEASAGPKDSEYIFDKFLKYAL; encoded by the coding sequence ATGAAAGCAAAGCTTATATTAGAAAATGGTATGGTATTTGAAGGTAAGGCTTTTGGATATTTGAAAGAAAGTATTGGAGAAGTAGTATTTACTACTGGAATGACAGGATACCAAGAAGTACTTACAGATCCATCTTATTATGGTCAAATAGTAACTATGACTTATCCTTTGATAGGAAATTATGGTATAAATCTTGAAGACATGGAATCAGACTCAATAAAAGTTAGAGGGTTTATTGTTAGAGAAAAATGCAATTTACCAAGTAACTTTAGATGCGAATTAGAATTAGAAGACTTCTTAAAGCAAGGAAAGATTATTGGTTTAGAAGATATTGACACAAGAGCTTTAACTAAGGTTCTAAGAAATAGTGGGACAATGAGGGGAATCATTGCACTAGAAGATTTAGATGATAAAACTATAAAGGAAAAGGTAAAAAGTTTTTCTAATAAAGAAGCGGTTAAGAACGTTACTACTAAAGAAAAATATGTAGTTAACGGAAATGGAAAACATGTAGCAATAATGGACTTTGGAATAAAACAAAACATAATAACTAATTTCAAAAAAAGAGGATGCAAGTTAACAGTATTTCCTGCAACAGCAAGTGCAGAAGAAATTTTAAGTGTTAATCCGGATTTAGTATTCTTATCCAATGGACCTGGAGATCCAGAGGACTTAGATTTTGTTATAGGAAATGTAAAGAAATTGGTAGGTAAAAAGCCTATTGTAGGTATTTGTCTAGGACATCAATTATTAGCATTAACTTTAGGTGGAAAAACTACAAAGTTAAAGTTTGGTCATAGAGGATGCAATCATCCAGTTAAAGATTTAGAAGAAAATATAGTTCATATAACTTCTCAAAATCATGGTTATGTAGTAGAAACATTACCAGAAGATGTTGAAGTAACGCATGTAAATATAAATGACGGAACTGTAGAAGGATTAAAGCATAAGACTTTACCAATATACTCAGTTCAATTCCATCCAGAGGCATCAGCAGGTCCTAAGGATAGCGAATATATATTTGATAAATTTTTAAAATATGCACTATAG